From a single Pyxicephalus adspersus chromosome 11, UCB_Pads_2.0, whole genome shotgun sequence genomic region:
- the LOC140340470 gene encoding 5-hydroxytryptamine receptor 3A-like, giving the protein MRLSDELMEGYKKGVRPVHNWRQTTTVLIDVMVYAILGVDEKNQVLTTYIWYRQFWIDEFLTWDPRKYENVTQISIPTEKIWVPDILINEFVDVGKSPDIPYVYVNHEGRVQNYKPIQVVTACSLNIYNFPFDLQNCSLTFTSWLHTIQDINVSLWRTPEEVKEDKSVFMNKGEWELLYVLPQYRMFVENEDSFAEMKFYVVIKRRPLFYAVNLLLPSMFLMVMDIIGFYLPPDSGERVSFKITLLLGYSVFLIIVSDTLPATAIGTPLIGVYFVVCMALLVISLTETILIVRLVHKQDLQPHVPEWVKRLVLEKITVLLCIRDNKKFNTSRIHGSNMSRQMENSSTTKLTHYNSENAKEYDRSIGVILPTKESSIVVDSILHEIASIRQYLEKRDEYRDIAREWLQVGYVLDVLLFRIYLVAVLAYTVTLATMWSYWQQA; this is encoded by the exons ATGCGTCTATCAGATGAACTCATGGAAGGCTACAAAAAGGGAGTGAGGCCAGTACATAACTGGAGGCAGACAACCACTGTCTTGATAGATGTCATGGTGTATGCCATTTTAGGAGTG GATGAGAAGAACCAAGTTCTTACAACCTACATTTGGTACAGACAG ttttggatagatgaGTTTCTCACTTGGGATCCCAGGAAGTATGAAAATGTGACTCAAATATCCATTCCTACTGAGAAGATCTGGGTCCCAGACATTCTAATCAATGAATT TGTTGATGTTGGAAAATCTCCAGATATCCCTTATGTCTATGTCAACCATGAAGGCAGAGTTCAGAATTACAAACCTATTCAAGTAGTGACTGCCTGTAGCCTCAATATCTACAATTTCCCTTTTGATCTTCAAAACTGTTCATTGACATTCACCAGCTGGCTTCACACAA ttcaggACATCAATGTATCTTTATGGAGGACACCAGAAGAAGTAAAAGAGGACAAAAGTGTTTTTATGAACAAAGGAGAGTGGGAGCTCCTCTATGTTTTACCCCAATATAGAATGTTTGTGGAAAATGAAGACAGTTTTGCAGAAATGAAATTTTAC GTTGTAATTAAAAGACGTCCTCTCTTCTATGCTGTCAATCTGCTTCTTCCCAGCATGTTCCTCATGGTCATGGACATAATTGGGTTCTATCTACCTCCTGACAGTGGAGAAAGAGTTTCCTTCAAAATCACTCTACTTCTGGGCTACTCAGTCTTCCTTATTATTGTTTCAGACACTTTACCAGCTACTGCCATCGGAACCCCATTAATAG GTGTCTACTTTGTGGTTTGTATGGCACTTCTAGTCATCAGCTTGACTGAGACAATATTGATTGTCCGACTGGTGCATAAACAGGATCTCCAACCTCACGTTCCAGAGTGGGTGAAAAGGCTGGTACTGGAAAAGATTACAGTTTTATTATGCATTCGGGACAACAAGAAATTTAACACTTCTCGAATCCATGGTTCTAATATGTCTCGACAAATGGAGAATAGCAGCACAA CTAAGCTGACCCATTACAACTCAGAAAATGCTAAAGAATATGATAGATCCATAGGAGTCATTCTACCCACAAAGGAGAGCTCTATAGTGGTGGACAGCATCCTCCATGAAATTGCATCCATTCGGCAGTATTTGGAAAAGAGAGATGAATACCGTGATATAGCAAGGGAATGGCTACAGGTTGGCTATGTCCTTGATGTTCTACTTTTCCGCATTTATCTGGTGGCAGTGCTGGCATACACAGTGACCTTGGCAACTATGTGGTCCTACTGGCAGCAGGCTTGA
- the HTR3B gene encoding 5-hydroxytryptamine receptor 3B, whose amino-acid sequence MKNSSLLYLTRNLLVNYSKGVRPVKNWNQATTVYIDLFVHAVLDVDGQNQKLTTSIWYRQMWKDEFLSWNSSHFDGIGEISLPLNVIWVPDIVINEFVEDGKSPDLPYVYVSSSGIIKNNKPMQVVSACSLETYAFPFDIQNCSLTFSSCLHTVNDLNLSIWRSYEEIKNDKSIFLNDGEWELLAVPSNYEILHTHGGNFAQVQFNLVIRRRPLLYIVGILLPSILLMFVDLMSFYLPPDSGTRIMFKTSILVGYTVFRVNMSDELPVTTLNVPLIGVFFVVFMVLMVLSLGKSIVVVKFLHVDKEGSKSLLISRCRMLNREKQDDCDETTEDHSISSTNETGESICGVEEEFQSPALVDDQLMEHILQEVTSIRAYVHDMEIEEAWHTHWLSLCYRLDNLMFRAYLLLFSTYAATLSLLWWSWSSYDISI is encoded by the exons ATGAAGAATTCAAGTTTACTTTACCTGACAAGAAACCTCTTGGTCAACTACAGCAAAGGAGTCAGACCAGTGAAGAACTGGAACCAGGCTACTACGGTGTACATTGATCTCTTTGTCCATGCTGTATTAGATGTT GATGGACAGAATCAAAAGCTTACAACTAGTATCTGGTATCGGCAG atgtgGAAAGACGAATTTCTGTCCTGGAACTCAAGTCATTTTGATGGAATAGGAGAAATCTCCCTCCCTCTCAATGTTATTTGGGTGCCTGACATTGTCATCAATGAATT TGTTGAAGATGGAAAGTCACCCGATTTGCCCTATGTCTATGTGAGTTCCTCCGGAATCATCAAAAACAACAAGCCCATGCAAGTGGTGTCAGCATGTAGCCTGGAGACCTATGCATTTCCGTTTGATATACAGAACTGCAGTCTGACCTTTAGCAGCTGCTTACATACAG TGAATGATCTGAATCTCTCTATCTGGAGGAGTTATGAGGAAATTAAGAATGACAAAAGTATTTTTCTTAATGATGGAGAATGGGAGCTTCTAGCTGTGCCTTCCAACTATGAGATTCTACATACTCATGGCGGGAACTTTGCTCAGGTCCAATTTAAT CTTGTTATTCGCCGGCGTCCACTTCTGTACATTGTAGGCATTCTCCTGCCCAGCATTCTCCTCATGTTTGTAGACCTCATGAGCTTTTATCTGCCCCCTGACAGTGGAACCCGAATCATGTTCAAAACCAGCATTCTTGTAGGCTATACAGTCTTTAGAGTTAACATGTCAGATGAGTTGCCAGTTACGACGTTAAATGTTCCATTAATCG GTGTGTTCTTTGTGGTGTTTATGGTTCTGATGGTACTGAGTCTTGGCAAATCCATTGTAGTGGTAAAGTTCCTCCATGTTGACAAGGAAGGATCTAAAAGTCTGTTAATATCCCGATGCCGAATGCTGAATCGAGAAAAGCAGGATGATTGTGATGAAACCACAGAAGATCACTCCATAAGTTCAACTAATGAAACAGGAG AGAGCATATGTGGTGTGGAGGAAGAATTTCAGAGCCCTGCGTTAGTCGATGATCAGTTAATGGAGCACATCTTGCAAGAGGTGACCTCCATCCGTGCTTACGTACATGACATGGAGATAGAGGAAGCCTGGCACACTCACTGGCTCAGTCTTTGCTACAGATTAGATAATCTTATGTTTCGAGCCTACCTTCTTCTCTTCTCAACCTATGCAGCTACTCTGAGCCTCCTGTGGTGGTCATGGAGCTCATATGATATATCCATATAA